The Anabaena sp. WA102 genome contains a region encoding:
- a CDS encoding transglycosylase domain-containing protein, translating to MSSPQPPQKPKTIIGQVTQAVSTIHARVNFSMKLKPNAKVPKLLVHDAGGNQEEEYDLLGDRYILGRSSKSSDIVVRNPLVSTVHLSLSRDSTQNTPVFTIKDENSTNGIYLGKRRINTLELRHGDVINLGPQDLADAVSIQYIDPPAWYIKAATWTAYGVGGVTALIALAIGAEWLKFSVRPLPTATRAPVVVYARDGSTPLREPRNIAHVDLKQLSDFGPYLAAAVVASEDSRYYWHFGVDPLGVLRAVLINSRSGDVQQGASTVTQQVARSLFREYVGSQDSLGRKVKEAVVSLKLETFYSKDDILLTYLNRVFLGADTSGFEDAAKYYFNKSAKELTLAEAATLVGILPAPNAFDFCGSGPRKLGAADYRNRVIKRLLEMGKITQEEANRARRSTVQVSPKVCERQAKTIAPYFYDYVFQELTSRLGPAAAREGNYIIETQLDPTIQAKAEAELKNSVTKAGSNFGFSQGGMVTLDSKTGSIVAMVGGTDYKKSQFNRTVQAQRQPGSTFKIFAYAAAIEKGFSTYRSYSCSPLTWQGFTYKPCRAGAGGSLDIATGLAMSENPIALRVAKEIGLNKVVDMAQRLGVKSNLEEVPGLVLGQSVVNVLEMTGAFGAIGNRGVWNPPHAISKIRDSSDCKDLKDFETCRVIYSFDTDPNGSKQVLKTAVANQMTTMMRGVITSGTGRSAAIGLGEAGKTGTTNNNVDLWFIGFIPSRQLVTGIWLGNDNNSPTSGSSAQAAQLWGSYMGKITK from the coding sequence ATGAGTTCTCCCCAACCTCCTCAAAAGCCAAAAACTATAATTGGTCAAGTAACTCAAGCGGTCAGCACCATTCATGCTAGAGTCAACTTCTCCATGAAGCTCAAACCCAATGCGAAAGTACCAAAACTATTGGTCCATGATGCCGGCGGGAACCAAGAAGAAGAATATGATTTATTAGGCGATCGCTATATACTAGGACGGAGTTCAAAATCCTCTGATATCGTCGTCCGTAACCCACTTGTCAGCACAGTTCACCTCTCATTATCGCGGGACTCCACCCAAAACACCCCCGTTTTCACAATCAAAGATGAAAACTCCACCAACGGTATTTATCTTGGCAAAAGGCGGATAAATACCCTAGAACTGCGTCATGGTGATGTTATTAACTTAGGACCACAGGATCTAGCTGATGCTGTGAGTATTCAATACATAGACCCACCAGCTTGGTACATCAAAGCTGCCACCTGGACAGCCTATGGAGTCGGTGGTGTCACGGCTTTAATTGCCCTAGCCATAGGTGCAGAATGGCTGAAATTTTCCGTTAGACCCCTACCTACAGCCACTCGCGCCCCTGTCGTTGTTTATGCCCGTGATGGCTCAACCCCACTCCGTGAACCCCGCAATATCGCCCACGTAGACCTGAAACAATTATCAGACTTTGGACCCTATTTAGCTGCTGCGGTCGTAGCTTCCGAAGACAGTCGCTACTATTGGCACTTTGGCGTAGACCCCTTGGGTGTATTGCGAGCCGTACTTATCAACAGTCGGAGCGGTGACGTTCAACAGGGAGCAAGTACAGTTACCCAACAAGTAGCTCGAAGTTTATTCCGGGAATATGTAGGCAGTCAAGACTCTTTAGGACGGAAAGTTAAAGAAGCCGTCGTCTCCCTCAAACTAGAAACCTTTTACAGCAAAGACGATATTTTACTAACCTACTTAAATCGGGTATTTTTAGGTGCAGACACCTCCGGCTTTGAAGATGCAGCCAAATATTATTTTAACAAATCCGCCAAAGAATTAACCCTAGCCGAAGCAGCCACCCTAGTAGGGATTTTACCCGCCCCCAATGCCTTCGATTTTTGTGGCAGTGGTCCCCGGAAACTCGGTGCAGCCGACTACCGCAATCGAGTCATTAAACGACTGCTAGAAATGGGCAAAATTACCCAAGAAGAAGCCAACCGCGCTCGCCGTTCTACCGTTCAAGTTAGCCCCAAAGTTTGCGAAAGGCAAGCCAAAACCATTGCCCCCTATTTCTATGATTACGTCTTTCAAGAACTCACATCAAGGCTAGGTCCAGCAGCAGCTAGAGAGGGTAACTATATCATCGAAACCCAACTTGATCCAACTATCCAAGCCAAAGCCGAAGCTGAGTTAAAAAATTCCGTCACCAAAGCCGGCTCAAATTTTGGATTTTCTCAAGGAGGAATGGTAACTCTGGACTCAAAAACCGGGAGTATTGTGGCTATGGTAGGCGGGACTGATTACAAAAAAAGCCAGTTTAATCGCACCGTTCAAGCCCAAAGACAACCAGGTTCTACCTTTAAAATTTTTGCCTACGCTGCGGCTATAGAAAAAGGGTTTTCGACCTACAGAAGTTATTCTTGCAGTCCTTTAACTTGGCAAGGTTTTACCTATAAACCCTGTCGGGCTGGTGCTGGTGGTAGTTTAGACATAGCCACTGGTTTGGCAATGTCAGAAAACCCCATTGCTTTGCGGGTAGCCAAGGAAATTGGTTTGAATAAAGTCGTAGATATGGCGCAGCGTTTGGGTGTTAAATCAAATCTTGAGGAAGTACCTGGTTTGGTATTAGGTCAAAGTGTGGTTAATGTTTTAGAAATGACTGGCGCATTTGGGGCGATTGGTAATCGTGGAGTCTGGAATCCCCCTCATGCTATTAGTAAAATTCGTGATAGTAGTGATTGCAAGGATCTTAAAGATTTTGAAACCTGTCGGGTGATTTACTCCTTCGATACAGATCCAAATGGTTCTAAACAAGTTCTAAAAACAGCAGTTGCCAATCAAATGACTACTATGATGCGAGGAGTAATTACTAGTGGTACAGGTCGTAGCGCAGCTATTGGTTTAGGTGAAGCAGGTAAAACCGGAACAACAAATAATAATGTTGACCTCTGGTTTATTGGTTTTATTCCTAGTCGTCAACTTGTCACCGGCATTTGGCTAGGAAATGACAATAATTCACCTACCTCTGGCAGCAGCGCCCAAGCGGCACAACTTTGGGGTAGTTATATGGGTAAAATTACTAAATAG
- the pstS gene encoding phosphate ABC transporter substrate-binding protein PstS, producing MKNHRLIVAISLLTVVISLSACGETNSKNPIISESPGKTTNTTTANSQKLDLGGNVELIGAGASFPAPLYQTWFTELNKKYPNLKVNYQSVGSGAGVEQFTQGTLDFGASDVAMKDEEINKVPAEKGVLLLPLTAGSIVLAYNLPEVPQLQLSRAVYTDILLGKIKFWDDPAIAKINPDVKLPKEEIKVIYRADGSGTTGVFTKHLSTISPEWKTQVGEGKSVKWPIGVGAKGNEGVTAQIQQTQGSIGYVEYGYAKESKLKFASLENKSNQFVLASEESASKTLASVTLPENLRAFISDPEGAESYPIVTYTWILAYKKYADTRKAKAMEATIEYALTDGQKIASELGYVPLPANVIAKVAAAADQISPDYHISVGANSQGKR from the coding sequence ATGAAAAATCATCGCCTGATAGTTGCAATATCTCTATTAACAGTAGTAATTAGTCTATCAGCTTGTGGAGAAACTAACTCAAAGAATCCAATTATAAGTGAGTCTCCTGGTAAAACGACAAATACAACTACTGCCAATTCTCAGAAACTAGATTTAGGAGGTAATGTAGAATTAATAGGCGCGGGTGCTTCTTTTCCTGCACCACTTTATCAAACTTGGTTTACAGAGTTAAACAAAAAATATCCCAATTTAAAAGTTAATTATCAGTCTGTGGGTAGTGGTGCGGGTGTTGAGCAGTTTACCCAAGGAACATTAGACTTTGGTGCTAGTGATGTAGCGATGAAGGATGAAGAAATTAACAAAGTTCCGGCGGAAAAAGGTGTGCTACTATTACCTCTAACTGCTGGTAGTATTGTCCTAGCTTATAATTTGCCAGAAGTTCCTCAACTCCAGTTATCACGAGCAGTTTACACGGATATTTTGTTAGGTAAAATTAAATTTTGGGATGATCCGGCGATCGCTAAAATCAATCCTGATGTAAAATTACCAAAAGAGGAAATCAAAGTTATTTATCGCGCTGATGGTAGTGGAACTACGGGCGTTTTCACCAAACATCTTAGTACCATTAGTCCAGAATGGAAAACTCAGGTAGGTGAAGGTAAAAGTGTAAAATGGCCGATAGGAGTTGGTGCTAAAGGTAATGAAGGTGTCACCGCCCAAATTCAACAAACTCAAGGTTCTATTGGTTATGTAGAATATGGCTATGCTAAGGAAAGTAAACTCAAATTTGCATCTTTAGAAAATAAATCCAACCAGTTTGTTTTAGCTTCTGAAGAATCAGCATCTAAAACTCTAGCATCAGTAACTTTACCAGAAAATCTTCGTGCTTTTATTTCCGATCCTGAAGGTGCAGAATCCTACCCAATAGTAACTTACACTTGGATTCTCGCCTATAAAAAATATGCTGATACCCGCAAAGCTAAAGCAATGGAAGCAACTATTGAGTATGCTTTAACTGATGGACAAAAGATAGCTAGTGAATTAGGATATGTACCTTTACCAGCCAATGTAATTGCTAAAGTCGCAGCAGCGGCTGATCAAATTAGTCCTGATTATCATATTTCTGTTGGTGCTAATTCTCAAGGTAAGAGGTAG
- a CDS encoding protein kinase domain-containing protein yields MSYCINPHCPKPIDLANANNPICRNCGSQLLLQNRYRVLKQLGQGGFGNTFEIDDGGKTKVLKVLTENNPKAVELFQQEAKVLSQLNSVGIPKVEADGYFTVLPKNISIPLHCLVMEKIEGVNLEQWMEFRNYQTISEKEALNWLKQIVEILALVHAQKYFHRDIKPQNIMLRPSGQLVLIDFGAVRQITTTILAGNSHTRIISQGYSPPEQQNGYSVQQSDFFALGRTFIFLLTGKEPQDKAIYDPLTNELHWRKYAVNISPLLADLIDNLIAPTANQRPENTRVILQRLQKIEKALNQPYIFGNTTNIQSKNSSLPTVSVSPGKPVQPAAQPNLKNRKKWKWLIGLGVGYFAIAALNQPNNKNIVGTEEKIPVVSPSISNSSPVIPFSESTPKAKTQIQPSPVNVISSEDLQAEQAKREEIEKREAALKAEGERKEAIEKQRKLESAAKAEQERVEAIRKEQAAKEAQEKLEAVIRERENQAAILAQQKEQAALREKQRQQAAIQTEKAKQALRRKPPKTILVTPKKRQLPAKPQKARKKQENTPRSHDNVVDVTKPWENTHPIPKASDELEQVIREGNQ; encoded by the coding sequence ATGTCCTATTGTATCAATCCTCACTGTCCCAAACCCATTGACCTAGCAAATGCAAATAATCCCATTTGTCGTAACTGTGGGTCACAACTACTGCTGCAAAATCGTTATCGGGTACTTAAACAACTAGGACAAGGTGGTTTTGGCAACACCTTTGAAATTGACGACGGTGGAAAAACCAAAGTTTTAAAAGTGCTAACTGAGAATAACCCTAAAGCTGTGGAATTGTTTCAACAAGAAGCCAAGGTTTTGAGTCAGTTAAATAGTGTGGGTATTCCCAAAGTAGAAGCAGATGGTTATTTTACGGTTTTACCTAAAAATATTTCTATACCATTGCATTGTTTAGTAATGGAGAAAATTGAAGGGGTAAATTTAGAGCAATGGATGGAATTTCGTAATTATCAAACTATTTCTGAAAAAGAAGCACTGAATTGGCTAAAACAAATTGTAGAAATTTTGGCTTTAGTCCACGCTCAAAAATATTTTCATCGTGATATTAAACCTCAGAATATCATGCTGCGACCAAGTGGGCAACTTGTCTTAATTGATTTTGGTGCTGTGCGACAAATCACAACCACAATTTTAGCCGGAAATTCCCATACGAGAATTATTTCACAAGGTTATTCACCACCAGAACAACAAAACGGTTATTCTGTACAACAGTCTGATTTCTTTGCTTTGGGACGGACTTTTATATTTTTGCTGACAGGTAAAGAACCCCAGGATAAAGCTATTTATGATCCTCTGACTAATGAGTTACATTGGCGGAAATATGCAGTTAATATTTCTCCGCTTTTAGCAGATTTAATTGATAATTTAATTGCTCCTACTGCAAATCAGCGTCCTGAAAATACGAGAGTTATTTTACAGAGATTGCAGAAAATTGAAAAGGCTTTAAATCAACCTTACATTTTCGGAAATACCACCAATATTCAATCAAAAAATAGTTCTTTACCGACTGTTTCCGTTAGTCCAGGTAAACCCGTACAACCTGCGGCTCAACCAAATCTGAAAAATCGCAAAAAGTGGAAATGGTTGATTGGTTTAGGTGTGGGATATTTTGCTATTGCTGCATTGAATCAACCTAATAATAAAAACATAGTTGGAACTGAAGAAAAAATACCTGTTGTTAGTCCTAGTATTTCTAATTCATCACCAGTTATCCCCTTTTCCGAATCTACACCAAAGGCTAAAACGCAAATTCAGCCAAGTCCTGTAAATGTAATTTCATCTGAAGATTTGCAAGCTGAACAAGCGAAGAGGGAAGAAATAGAAAAACGTGAAGCTGCTTTAAAAGCTGAAGGAGAGAGAAAAGAAGCTATAGAGAAACAAAGGAAATTAGAATCAGCCGCTAAAGCCGAACAAGAAAGAGTAGAGGCTATTAGGAAAGAACAAGCAGCTAAAGAAGCACAGGAAAAGCTAGAAGCTGTGATTAGAGAAAGGGAAAATCAGGCTGCAATATTAGCACAACAGAAAGAACAAGCTGCACTGCGAGAGAAACAAAGACAACAAGCAGCAATACAAACTGAAAAGGCTAAACAAGCTTTGCGAAGAAAACCACCAAAAACAATTTTGGTAACTCCAAAGAAACGACAATTACCAGCTAAACCACAAAAAGCAAGGAAAAAACAAGAAAATACACCACGTTCACATGATAATGTAGTTGATGTGACTAAACCTTGGGAAAATACACATCCCATTCCTAAAGCTTCCGATGAATTAGAACAGGTAATCAGAGAAGGAAATCAATAA
- a CDS encoding type II toxin-antitoxin system HicB family antitoxin, with product MQGQEVYNYTVILAKEKNGNDHAFCPLFQGCLSQGDTFEEAIANITEIVKLYIEILLSRVC from the coding sequence GTGCAAGGTCAAGAAGTTTACAATTACACCGTCATTCTCGCAAAGGAGAAAAATGGAAATGATCATGCTTTTTGTCCTCTTTTTCAGGGCTGTCTTTCTCAAGGAGATACTTTTGAAGAAGCGATCGCTAATATAACAGAAATTGTAAAATTATACATTGAAATTCTCCTAAGTAGGGTTTGCTGA
- the pstA gene encoding phosphate ABC transporter permease PstA — translation MNSLFPQGGLTRSLSSPRTLVNMVMTGLAFVCGVLALIPLLAVLYYVVIRGFSSLDINVFTQLPPPPFGKNGGFGNAILGTLLMVGIAAIISVPVGVLAAIHLSEFSSRRIARWIRFATNVLSGVPSIIAGVFAYGIVVLTLVKLNLGSYSALGGGVALAILMLPIIVRTTDEALQLVSQDLRQASIGLGSTNLQTVILVVLPTALPAIVTGSILAIARAAGETAPLIFTALFSSFWPDSILKPTASLAVLVYNFATSPYQTWQSLAWAASLILVFMVLITSIIARWVTRKKDLI, via the coding sequence ATGAATTCTTTGTTTCCGCAAGGAGGCCTAACTCGTTCTCTTTCGTCTCCTCGAACATTGGTTAATATGGTCATGACTGGATTAGCTTTTGTCTGTGGAGTTTTGGCACTGATTCCTTTATTGGCAGTGCTTTATTATGTAGTAATCAGAGGGTTTAGTAGTTTAGATATCAATGTTTTTACACAGTTGCCCCCTCCTCCCTTTGGTAAAAATGGCGGTTTTGGAAATGCCATTTTGGGAACATTATTAATGGTAGGAATAGCTGCTATAATTAGTGTTCCTGTTGGTGTGTTGGCGGCAATTCATTTAAGTGAGTTTAGTTCTCGAAGAATTGCCAGATGGATACGTTTCGCTACTAATGTTCTCAGTGGAGTTCCCTCGATCATTGCTGGGGTATTTGCCTATGGAATTGTGGTTTTAACCTTGGTAAAGCTGAATTTAGGTTCTTACTCAGCCCTGGGTGGTGGAGTCGCCCTAGCAATTTTGATGTTACCGATTATTGTGCGAACTACAGACGAGGCGTTGCAATTAGTGTCTCAAGATTTACGGCAAGCATCTATTGGACTAGGAAGCACTAATTTGCAAACTGTGATCTTGGTGGTATTACCAACTGCATTACCTGCAATTGTCACTGGTTCTATTTTAGCGATCGCTCGTGCGGCTGGAGAAACTGCACCATTAATATTTACGGCTCTTTTTTCTTCTTTTTGGCCAGATAGTATCCTCAAACCAACTGCTTCTCTAGCAGTTTTAGTATACAATTTTGCCACTTCTCCCTATCAAACTTGGCAATCTTTAGCTTGGGCTGCGTCTTTAATTCTTGTATTCATGGTTTTAATTACTAGTATTATTGCTCGCTGGGTTACTAGAAAAAAAGATTTAATTTAG
- the pstB gene encoding phosphate ABC transporter ATP-binding protein PstB has translation MNTIISTINGTESVLRTENLNIYYGNFLALQNVWLDIPKNRVTAFIGPSGCGKTTLLRCYNRLNDLIDSFRPEGKVYFYDKNIYAQNIDPVEVRRRIGMVFQKPNPFPKSIYENIAFGARINGYRGDMNELVERSLRQAALWDEVKDKLRQNGLSLSGGQQQRLCIARAIAVQPEVILMDEPCSALDPISTARIEELIHELKEQYTIVIVTHNMHQASRVSDKTAFFNVKASETGGRSGYLVEYNSTEMIFSDPQQEDTKAYINGKFG, from the coding sequence ATGAATACTATCATTAGCACAATTAATGGAACTGAATCGGTTTTACGCACAGAAAACTTAAATATCTATTATGGCAATTTTTTGGCTTTACAAAATGTTTGGTTAGATATTCCTAAAAATCGAGTCACCGCTTTTATCGGTCCTTCCGGTTGTGGTAAAACTACCTTATTGCGATGTTATAATCGGCTAAATGATTTAATTGACTCATTTAGACCCGAAGGTAAAGTTTATTTCTACGACAAAAATATCTATGCACAGAATATTGATCCTGTAGAAGTGCGAAGACGCATTGGTATGGTATTTCAAAAACCCAACCCCTTCCCCAAGTCAATTTATGAAAATATTGCCTTTGGTGCGAGAATCAATGGCTACAGAGGTGATATGAATGAATTGGTGGAACGGAGTTTGCGACAAGCAGCTTTGTGGGATGAAGTCAAGGATAAATTGCGACAAAATGGTTTATCCTTATCCGGTGGACAACAACAGCGTTTATGTATTGCGCGGGCGATCGCTGTGCAACCAGAAGTTATCCTGATGGATGAACCATGTTCTGCCCTTGATCCTATCTCTACTGCACGGATAGAAGAACTAATTCACGAACTCAAAGAACAATATACCATCGTCATTGTCACCCACAATATGCACCAAGCATCACGAGTATCTGATAAAACCGCGTTTTTTAACGTTAAAGCTTCCGAAACAGGTGGACGTAGTGGCTACTTAGTAGAGTACAACTCAACTGAGATGATTTTCAGTGATCCTCAACAGGAAGACACCAAAGCTTACATTAACGGTAAATTTGGTTAA
- a CDS encoding biotin transporter BioY has protein sequence MFAASNQLLWSMIGLLLTMGGTFLEAYGVTSPWNWSQHGIQTLSLGVSYQIGAVLLVGCLGGQNAGALSQIAYLVMGLTLLPVFAEGGGIGYVKLSQFGYLLGFIPGAWICGYLAFKARPRLETLAFSCLCGLFTVHICGIAYLIISYILPWRGTDNLSLIQAILKYSCFALPGQLVVVCAVTIVAYVLRHIMFY, from the coding sequence ATGTTTGCTGCCTCGAATCAACTGCTATGGTCTATGATAGGCTTGCTCCTCACAATGGGTGGTACTTTCCTGGAAGCTTATGGTGTTACCTCACCTTGGAACTGGAGTCAGCACGGAATTCAAACCCTTTCACTAGGTGTCAGCTATCAAATTGGTGCAGTCCTACTGGTAGGCTGTTTAGGAGGTCAAAATGCTGGTGCGCTCTCGCAAATTGCCTATTTAGTCATGGGATTAACCTTATTGCCTGTATTTGCCGAAGGAGGCGGTATCGGTTATGTTAAACTATCTCAGTTTGGCTATTTACTGGGATTTATTCCCGGAGCTTGGATTTGTGGATATTTAGCCTTTAAAGCTCGACCTCGGCTAGAAACTCTAGCTTTTAGTTGTCTTTGTGGCTTATTCACCGTTCACATCTGCGGTATTGCTTATTTAATCATCAGTTATATCTTACCCTGGAGAGGAACAGACAATCTATCACTGATTCAAGCTATTCTTAAATACTCCTGCTTTGCACTGCCAGGACAACTAGTGGTTGTTTGTGCCGTTACCATAGTAGCTTATGTGCTACGACATATAATGTTTTATTAG
- the pstC gene encoding phosphate ABC transporter permease subunit PstC has product MTTSFQEDPLTTKNRSEIDRNLDRSFICITRIFALAIAAILLWITLQITISAWPAIQKFGINFLVSSNWNPVNNEYGVLPAIYGTLISSLIGLILALPIGVGTAILLSENFLPPQVNLVLVFLVELLAAIPSVVYGVWGIFVLIPVLKNLGTWLHTYLGWLPIFSSAPTGPGMLPAGVILAIMILPIITAISRDALISVPSSLRQAALGIGATRWETIFQVIIPAAFSGIVSAVMLALGRAMGETMAVTMLIGNANNINISFLAPSNTISSLLANQFAEANGLQVAALMYAALVLFILTMIVNILADFIVARVQRI; this is encoded by the coding sequence ATGACTACAAGTTTTCAAGAAGATCCATTAACTACGAAAAACCGTTCAGAAATAGATAGAAATCTAGATCGGAGTTTTATTTGCATCACTCGAATTTTTGCCCTAGCGATCGCTGCTATTCTATTATGGATTACCTTGCAAATTACTATTAGTGCTTGGCCAGCTATCCAAAAATTTGGAATTAATTTCCTTGTTAGCAGCAATTGGAATCCTGTTAATAATGAATATGGGGTACTCCCAGCAATTTACGGAACTCTCATCAGTTCTTTAATTGGACTGATTTTAGCCCTCCCTATTGGTGTAGGAACAGCAATTTTATTGAGTGAGAATTTCCTCCCCCCCCAGGTAAATTTAGTTCTGGTATTTTTAGTAGAACTCCTAGCGGCTATTCCCAGTGTTGTTTATGGAGTCTGGGGAATTTTTGTGTTAATCCCTGTGTTAAAAAATCTAGGCACATGGCTACATACTTATCTAGGCTGGTTGCCAATTTTTAGTTCTGCACCCACTGGACCAGGGATGTTACCAGCAGGAGTAATATTAGCAATTATGATTTTGCCAATTATCACGGCTATCTCTCGTGATGCCTTGATTTCTGTACCTTCAAGTTTGCGTCAAGCCGCTCTAGGAATAGGTGCAACCCGTTGGGAAACCATTTTTCAAGTTATTATCCCTGCTGCCTTTTCTGGCATTGTCAGTGCAGTAATGTTGGCACTTGGGAGGGCAATGGGTGAAACAATGGCTGTGACAATGTTAATAGGTAATGCTAATAATATTAATATCTCTTTCTTAGCACCATCAAATACGATTTCTTCTTTATTGGCAAATCAATTTGCTGAAGCTAATGGGTTGCAAGTTGCTGCTTTAATGTATGCAGCTTTAGTTTTATTTATCTTAACAATGATCGTCAATATTCTGGCGGATTTTATTGTGGCAAGAGTACAGCGAATTTAG
- the lspA gene encoding signal peptidase II: MRIKNRFFWIAALIAFLLDQLTKYWVVKTFNPGQTLPLLSGIFHFTYVTNTGAAFSLLSDKVEWLRWLSLGVSLVLITIALFGPLLSFWEQMGYGLILGGAMGNGIDRFILGYVIDFLDFRLINFAVFNMADSFISIGIVCLLIASWKKTPSN, encoded by the coding sequence ATGCGTATAAAAAATCGCTTCTTCTGGATTGCCGCTCTGATAGCATTTCTATTAGACCAACTGACAAAATACTGGGTAGTGAAGACCTTTAACCCAGGACAAACACTACCACTGTTGAGCGGGATATTTCATTTTACCTATGTTACTAATACAGGTGCAGCCTTTAGTTTATTAAGTGACAAAGTAGAATGGTTACGCTGGCTATCTTTAGGTGTCAGTTTGGTATTGATAACCATTGCATTATTTGGACCATTGTTAAGTTTTTGGGAGCAAATGGGTTATGGTTTGATTTTAGGGGGAGCAATGGGCAATGGTATTGATAGATTTATACTAGGGTATGTCATTGACTTTCTTGATTTTCGGTTAATTAATTTTGCCGTGTTTAATATGGCTGATTCTTTTATTAGTATTGGTATAGTCTGCTTGTTAATTGCCTCATGGAAAAAAACACCAAGTAATTAA